The Gemmata palustris genome includes a region encoding these proteins:
- a CDS encoding alpha/beta hydrolase-fold protein: MSSRILVLALLACGPVMAHPKGDKKPDGGAERYPAPPKDYDKKRDNIERGKVEVVEYDSSTVGNKRKVTIYTPPGFDPKGKTKYPVLYLLHGIGGDENEWPKGGAIAVLDNLYADKKPVPMIVVMPNGRAQPNDRAEGDVFRTAPAFAKFEGDLLKDLIPFVEKTYPVRADRESRALAGLSMGGGQSLNFGLGNLDTFAWVGGFSSAPNTKKPDDLIKDHADAAKKLKLLYVACGDKDGLMRVSAGVHKMLDEKKVPHEYRVIPGGAHDFKVWKSDLYHFSQLIFRRAPEKTDEPKAEKKEPADAGKPSATNLPNAQYPKVHTDGRATFRFKAVDAKKVQVFTNYGLGPRGHWDMTKGEGGVWSFTSPPIVPGFHYYGFLVDGVFVNDPGTDTFFGTSKPTSGIEIPEKGVDFFHAKDVPHGEVRSRWYTSKVTGQTRHIQVYTPPGYDADPKTKYPVLYLQHGGGEDETGWTKQGHMNFILDNLIAEKKAVPMVVVMEKGYATKAGEQPAAPGRGFGGGAFEDVVLKDLIPMIDATYRSIADRDHRAIAGLSMGSGQAMQIGLTHADTFSAVGAFSGVFRQGDVKSAYGGVFADPTAFDKKMGLLYLHSGDQGLDEGIHKAAEDLYYTLQKGGSKNVVFRDLKGQGHEWQTWRVAFHDFAPRLFQSKK, encoded by the coding sequence ATGAGCAGTCGCATCCTGGTTCTGGCCCTGCTGGCCTGCGGGCCGGTGATGGCCCACCCGAAGGGCGACAAGAAACCGGACGGCGGGGCCGAGAGGTACCCGGCCCCGCCGAAGGACTACGACAAGAAGCGAGACAACATCGAGCGGGGCAAGGTGGAAGTGGTGGAGTACGACTCGTCCACCGTGGGCAACAAGCGGAAGGTGACAATCTACACCCCGCCGGGGTTCGACCCGAAGGGGAAGACCAAGTACCCGGTACTCTACCTGCTGCACGGCATCGGCGGGGACGAGAACGAGTGGCCGAAGGGCGGCGCGATCGCGGTGCTCGACAACCTGTACGCCGACAAGAAGCCGGTGCCGATGATCGTGGTCATGCCGAACGGCCGGGCGCAACCGAACGACCGCGCGGAGGGCGACGTGTTCCGCACCGCCCCGGCGTTCGCCAAGTTCGAGGGCGACCTGCTCAAGGACCTGATCCCGTTCGTCGAGAAGACGTACCCGGTGAGGGCGGATCGTGAGTCGCGGGCACTCGCCGGGCTGAGTATGGGCGGCGGGCAGTCGCTCAACTTCGGACTGGGGAACCTGGACACGTTCGCCTGGGTCGGCGGGTTCTCGTCCGCCCCGAACACCAAGAAGCCGGACGACCTGATTAAAGACCACGCCGACGCCGCAAAAAAGCTCAAACTCCTGTACGTGGCGTGCGGGGACAAGGACGGGCTGATGCGGGTCAGCGCGGGCGTCCACAAGATGCTCGACGAGAAGAAGGTGCCGCACGAGTACCGTGTCATCCCCGGCGGGGCGCACGACTTCAAGGTGTGGAAGAGCGACCTGTACCACTTCTCCCAGCTCATCTTCCGAAGGGCCCCGGAGAAGACGGACGAGCCGAAAGCCGAGAAGAAGGAGCCGGCCGACGCGGGCAAGCCGTCGGCAACGAACCTGCCGAACGCCCAGTACCCGAAGGTCCACACCGACGGGCGGGCGACGTTCCGGTTCAAGGCCGTGGACGCCAAGAAGGTGCAGGTGTTCACCAACTACGGGCTGGGGCCACGCGGGCACTGGGACATGACCAAGGGCGAGGGCGGGGTGTGGTCGTTCACCTCACCGCCGATCGTGCCCGGCTTCCACTACTACGGCTTCCTCGTGGACGGGGTGTTCGTGAACGACCCCGGCACCGACACCTTCTTCGGCACCAGCAAGCCGACCAGCGGCATCGAGATCCCCGAGAAGGGGGTGGACTTCTTCCACGCCAAGGACGTGCCGCACGGCGAGGTGCGGTCGCGGTGGTACACGTCGAAAGTGACCGGCCAGACCCGGCACATCCAGGTGTACACCCCGCCGGGCTACGACGCCGACCCGAAGACGAAGTACCCGGTGCTGTACCTCCAGCACGGCGGCGGGGAGGACGAGACCGGGTGGACCAAACAGGGGCACATGAACTTCATCCTGGACAACCTGATCGCGGAGAAGAAGGCGGTGCCGATGGTCGTGGTCATGGAGAAGGGGTACGCGACGAAGGCGGGTGAGCAGCCGGCAGCCCCGGGCCGCGGGTTCGGCGGCGGGGCGTTCGAGGACGTGGTGCTCAAGGACCTGATCCCGATGATCGACGCGACGTACCGCAGCATCGCCGATAGGGACCACCGGGCCATCGCCGGGCTGAGTATGGGCTCCGGGCAGGCCATGCAGATCGGGCTGACGCACGCCGACACGTTCTCGGCGGTGGGGGCGTTCAGCGGGGTATTCCGTCAGGGGGACGTGAAGTCCGCCTACGGCGGGGTGTTCGCCGACCCGACCGCGTTCGACAAGAAGATGGGCCTGCTGTACCTGCACTCCGGCGACCAGGGGCTGGACGAGGGCATCCACAAGGCGGCCGAAGACTTGTACTACACCCTCCAGAAGGGCGGGTCAAAGAACGTGGTGTTCCGCGACCTCAAGGGTCAGGGGCACGAGTGGCAGACGTGGCGGGTCGCCTTCCACGACTTCGCTCCTCGGCTGTTCCAGTCGAAGAAGTGA
- a CDS encoding hybrid sensor histidine kinase/response regulator, translating into MPADTRDQRIFETIADNVPQMIWVADLGGAAEYHSRQICEYTGQPSEATCGDQWIEFIHPDDRARQVTLWQQAVRTRDPFEAECRIRRRDGQYRWQLARAVVRTDSDGVLRWYGTLTDIEEQKRTAAELRLRDRAIRAVGQGVVIVDACEPDQPIVFASPGFERMTGYGADEVVGRNCRFLQGAETDPAMAARLRTAVTDGQPCAVELLNYKKDGTPFWNELSISPIRDEAGRVTHFVGVQSDVSGRRLLEEQFRQSQKMEAVGLLAAGVAHDFNNLLTVIGGYSKLFLSDAPADDPWRESIAEIYSAGRRAADLTRQLLAFSRRDALETRVLDPNAVVQGAEKLLRRLIGEDIELVAELSEGVGHVLSDPALVEQALVNLAVNARDAMPRGGRLTIGTRDEGVDGERPDATPGPYVALRVSDTGHGMDAATRTRIFEPFFTTKGPGKGTGLGLAMVYGFVRQSGGFVEVESAPGRGATFTIFLPRVPAPVSPEELSHAPEPRGTGTVLVVEDEASVRGFTAQILRGFGYAVLEAAHGPEAVRVAEAHTGQITLVLADVVLPGGMGGRKVAEAVRAAHPEARVLYVSGYTDDAVVRNGLSIDRVNFLPKPFTPTSLAQKVREVLDG; encoded by the coding sequence ATGCCCGCCGACACGCGAGACCAGCGCATCTTCGAGACCATCGCCGACAACGTCCCTCAAATGATCTGGGTGGCCGACCTCGGCGGCGCGGCCGAGTACCACAGCCGTCAGATCTGCGAGTACACCGGGCAGCCCAGCGAAGCGACCTGCGGGGATCAGTGGATCGAGTTCATTCACCCCGACGACCGCGCCCGACAGGTGACCCTGTGGCAGCAAGCGGTCCGCACCCGCGACCCGTTCGAAGCCGAGTGCCGCATCCGCCGCCGCGACGGGCAGTACCGCTGGCAACTCGCGCGGGCCGTCGTCCGAACCGATTCCGACGGCGTCCTCCGCTGGTACGGGACGCTCACCGACATCGAGGAGCAGAAGCGAACCGCGGCGGAACTGCGGCTCCGGGACCGCGCCATCCGGGCCGTCGGACAGGGCGTCGTGATCGTCGACGCGTGCGAGCCCGACCAACCGATCGTGTTCGCCAGCCCGGGGTTCGAGCGGATGACCGGGTACGGGGCCGACGAGGTCGTCGGCCGCAACTGCCGGTTCCTCCAAGGGGCCGAAACCGACCCGGCGATGGCGGCCCGGCTCCGCACCGCCGTCACCGACGGGCAGCCGTGTGCCGTCGAACTGTTGAACTACAAGAAGGACGGCACCCCGTTCTGGAACGAGCTGTCGATCTCCCCGATCCGGGACGAGGCCGGCCGCGTGACCCACTTCGTCGGCGTGCAGTCCGACGTGAGCGGGCGGCGGCTCCTCGAGGAGCAGTTCCGCCAGTCCCAGAAGATGGAGGCCGTGGGCCTTCTGGCCGCGGGCGTGGCGCACGATTTTAACAACCTGTTGACCGTGATCGGCGGCTACAGCAAGCTGTTCCTGAGTGACGCCCCTGCCGACGACCCGTGGCGCGAGTCCATCGCCGAGATCTATTCCGCCGGGCGCCGGGCGGCGGACCTGACCCGGCAGCTCCTCGCCTTCAGCCGCCGGGACGCACTCGAGACGCGCGTGCTGGACCCGAACGCAGTGGTTCAGGGGGCCGAAAAGCTCCTCCGCCGGTTGATCGGCGAAGACATCGAACTGGTCGCCGAATTGTCCGAGGGTGTGGGCCATGTACTGAGCGACCCGGCGCTCGTTGAGCAGGCACTGGTGAATCTGGCGGTGAACGCCCGGGACGCCATGCCCCGCGGCGGCCGATTGACGATCGGGACGAGGGACGAAGGCGTGGACGGCGAGCGCCCGGATGCAACGCCCGGACCGTACGTCGCGTTGCGTGTGAGTGACACCGGGCACGGAATGGACGCGGCGACCCGGACCCGGATCTTCGAGCCGTTCTTCACCACCAAGGGGCCGGGCAAAGGGACCGGGCTGGGGCTGGCGATGGTGTACGGGTTCGTGCGCCAGTCGGGCGGTTTCGTGGAAGTCGAAAGCGCGCCCGGCCGGGGTGCCACGTTCACGATCTTCCTCCCCCGGGTTCCGGCACCGGTGAGCCCCGAAGAACTGTCCCACGCGCCCGAGCCGCGGGGCACGGGGACGGTCCTGGTTGTCGAGGACGAGGCGTCCGTTCGCGGGTTCACCGCGCAGATCCTGCGCGGGTTCGGGTACGCGGTCCTCGAAGCGGCACACGGCCCGGAAGCGGTTCGGGTCGCGGAGGCCCACACGGGCCAGATCACGTTGGTGCTCGCGGACGTGGTGCTCCCCGGCGGCATGGGCGGGCGCAAGGTGGCCGAAGCGGTGCGCGCGGCCCACCCCGAAGCCCGGGTGCTGTACGTGAGCGGTTACACCGACGACGCGGTGGTCCGCAACGGGCTGTCGATCGACCGGGTGAACTTCCTGCCCAAGCCGTTTACACCGACCTCGCTGGCACAAAAGGTCCGGGAGGTACTCGACGGCTGA
- a CDS encoding flavodoxin family protein gives MGKVLVIYHSASGNTAAMARLVAEGAGSIPGTEVRLREVEAATPEDVHWCDGLAVGSPTNMGVLSWKMKRFWDETMFDHWGKVDGKVACAFSSSGGWGGGAEIACQSLYMVLMNFGFLVFGVTDYAGKMTTCHYGAVAAREPRDEEVKEGCRLLGRRLAEWVAVVADGRKDQHPLAKPESRMLPG, from the coding sequence ATGGGCAAGGTTCTGGTTATCTACCATTCGGCCAGCGGGAACACCGCGGCGATGGCCCGCCTGGTCGCCGAGGGGGCGGGGTCGATCCCCGGTACGGAGGTCCGGCTGCGGGAGGTAGAAGCGGCAACGCCCGAAGACGTCCACTGGTGCGACGGCCTGGCCGTCGGCAGCCCGACCAACATGGGCGTCTTGTCCTGGAAGATGAAGCGGTTTTGGGACGAAACCATGTTCGACCACTGGGGGAAGGTGGACGGCAAAGTGGCGTGCGCCTTCTCGTCCAGCGGCGGGTGGGGTGGCGGGGCCGAGATCGCCTGCCAGTCCCTGTACATGGTTCTGATGAACTTCGGATTCCTGGTGTTCGGGGTGACCGATTACGCCGGGAAGATGACCACCTGCCACTACGGGGCCGTTGCCGCGCGGGAGCCGCGGGACGAAGAGGTCAAGGAGGGATGCCGGCTGCTCGGGCGGCGGCTGGCCGAGTGGGTGGCGGTCGTGGCCGACGGCCGCAAGGACCAGCACCCGCTCGCCAAGCCGGAGTCGCGGATGCTGCCGGGGTGA
- a CDS encoding YkgB family protein, with protein MTAITRLDNVLTVLGTRAEVVGSHALRYGLVLILVWIGGMKFTAYEAEGIRPFVENSPFFAWTYPVFGVRGMSAVLGVTEILVGLLIAARPWFPRVSAVGSLLAVGMFLGTLSFLATTPGTWVSDLGGFPAISVLGQFLIKDAALLATAVWTFGEAARR; from the coding sequence ATGACCGCTATCACCCGTCTCGACAACGTCCTGACCGTTCTTGGTACCCGCGCCGAAGTCGTGGGGAGCCACGCCCTTCGCTACGGGCTGGTCCTGATCCTCGTGTGGATCGGCGGGATGAAGTTTACCGCCTACGAGGCCGAAGGCATCCGCCCGTTCGTCGAGAATAGCCCGTTCTTCGCCTGGACGTACCCTGTGTTCGGCGTCCGGGGCATGTCGGCGGTCCTCGGTGTGACCGAGATCCTCGTCGGGCTACTCATCGCTGCTCGTCCCTGGTTCCCCCGCGTGTCGGCCGTCGGCAGCCTTCTCGCGGTCGGGATGTTCCTGGGCACCCTCAGTTTCCTCGCGACCACTCCCGGCACGTGGGTTAGCGACCTTGGCGGCTTCCCAGCCATCAGCGTGCTCGGTCAGTTCCTCATCAAAGACGCCGCCCTGCTCGCGACCGCAGTCTGGACGTTTGGGGAGGCGGCTCGCCGTTAA
- a CDS encoding M90 family metallopeptidase, translating to MLVTPEIDRHNRRHALTVSAVIAIVGGTMGWFCPPLLVVLALAPVGFRLLRRRCLRRMTVAGRPFPPAWRAVLERRVRFYCALDDATKQRFREMVSVFLDEIRVTGVRTVVDDEIRVLVAAGAIIPVFGFEDWEYHRLGEVLVYPGAFDRDYRSDQPAGANILGLTGLGHLRGVVILSKPSLLAGFSDAPGPENVGVHEFAHLVEQEEVDGGLPPEVPPEVVRQWVGYVARELSHPSNQRAGISDYAYTNEHEFFAVLSEYFFGSPEVLQAKAPAAYDLLRKLFHQDPAALTRHLPTTRQRARPNSPCPCGSGKAFKECCRNAATGPSETKLA from the coding sequence GTGCTGGTGACACCCGAGATCGACCGTCACAACCGCCGCCACGCGCTGACGGTAAGTGCCGTCATTGCCATTGTGGGCGGGACGATGGGATGGTTCTGTCCGCCGCTGCTGGTCGTGCTGGCGCTCGCCCCGGTCGGGTTCCGGTTGCTTCGCCGCCGGTGCCTGCGGCGGATGACGGTCGCCGGGCGGCCGTTCCCCCCGGCCTGGCGCGCCGTTCTGGAACGCCGAGTGCGGTTCTATTGCGCGCTCGATGACGCGACGAAGCAGCGGTTCCGCGAGATGGTGAGCGTGTTCCTGGACGAAATCCGCGTGACCGGGGTGCGGACCGTGGTGGACGACGAGATCCGCGTGCTGGTAGCCGCGGGTGCCATCATCCCGGTGTTCGGGTTCGAGGACTGGGAGTACCACCGGCTGGGCGAGGTTCTCGTCTACCCGGGGGCGTTCGACCGCGATTACCGGAGCGACCAACCGGCCGGTGCGAACATCCTCGGGCTCACGGGGCTGGGGCACCTGCGCGGGGTCGTGATCCTGTCGAAGCCCTCGCTCCTCGCGGGTTTCTCGGACGCCCCCGGTCCGGAGAACGTCGGGGTTCACGAGTTCGCCCACCTCGTCGAGCAAGAGGAGGTTGACGGCGGCCTCCCGCCGGAGGTTCCGCCCGAGGTCGTGCGGCAGTGGGTCGGGTACGTCGCCCGCGAGCTGTCCCATCCTTCGAACCAGCGCGCCGGAATCAGCGACTACGCCTACACGAACGAACACGAGTTCTTCGCGGTCCTCTCTGAGTATTTTTTCGGCTCGCCGGAGGTGCTCCAGGCGAAAGCCCCCGCCGCCTACGATTTGCTCCGCAAGCTGTTCCATCAAGACCCGGCGGCCCTGACCCGCCACCTGCCGACGACCCGGCAACGGGCGCGGCCGAACAGCCCGTGCCCCTGCGGGAGCGGGAAGGCATTCAAAGAGTGTTGCCGGAACGCGGCCACAGGGCCGTCGGAAACGAAACTAGCCTGA
- a CDS encoding fluoride efflux transporter FluC translates to MNAEFPWATFTINVTGAFAIGFLTVMLARWLPHPNAKLLLITGAIGGYTTFSAYSFEALSLWERGGRLNAVAYVLGSVPAGLLAVVVGAASARYIAPEVDERSRSGRGETGLRSPALRRVSRTGVRAAVRSSGRGVAKRNPRPCLLSPRKAHPTRPVTNGESSRVE, encoded by the coding sequence ATGAACGCGGAATTCCCTTGGGCGACGTTCACGATCAACGTGACCGGGGCGTTCGCCATCGGGTTCCTGACCGTCATGCTGGCCCGCTGGCTACCGCACCCGAACGCGAAGCTGCTCCTAATCACCGGCGCCATCGGCGGCTACACCACCTTCTCGGCGTATTCGTTCGAGGCACTGTCGCTGTGGGAGCGCGGCGGTCGGCTCAACGCCGTGGCCTACGTGTTGGGCAGTGTGCCCGCCGGGTTGCTGGCGGTTGTCGTCGGCGCAGCCTCGGCCCGGTACATCGCACCGGAAGTCGACGAGCGGTCCCGGTCTGGGCGAGGAGAAACGGGTTTAAGGTCCCCGGCCCTTCGCCGCGTCTCGCGAACTGGTGTGCGAGCCGCTGTCCGAAGCTCTGGTCGCGGCGTTGCCAAACGAAATCCACGTCCTTGCCTTCTGTCGCCGCGTAAAGCCCACCCCACACGTCCGGTGACCAACGGGGAGTCATCCCGCGTTGAATGA
- a CDS encoding alcohol dehydrogenase catalytic domain-containing protein, which yields MKAITLQTRGGPESLALGDAPEPSPRAGEVLVRVRASGVTPTELTWVPTWTTREGTPRQFPVIPGHEFSGEVAALGTGVKDFAVGDLVYGMSDWFAEGTQAEYCVAPAE from the coding sequence ATGAAAGCAATCACGTTGCAGACCCGCGGCGGTCCCGAGTCGCTCGCGCTCGGTGACGCACCGGAGCCGAGTCCGCGTGCGGGCGAAGTGCTCGTCCGCGTCCGCGCTTCCGGCGTGACCCCGACCGAACTCACATGGGTGCCGACTTGGACGACGCGCGAGGGCACGCCCCGCCAGTTTCCCGTCATCCCCGGCCACGAATTTTCTGGTGAGGTAGCAGCCCTCGGTACCGGCGTGAAAGATTTCGCCGTGGGCGACCTCGTGTACGGAATGAGCGACTGGTTCGCCGAGGGCACACAGGCTGAGTATTGTGTCGCGCCGGCGGAGTAA
- a CDS encoding IS1595 family transposase, giving the protein MFNIFTGTRFHGTRRKPSVLLLILRGVTQGTPRAQLARELKCSRTSLLPLRHQIQNWAEQALPQNALTDPVTEADEMFQNAGEKGLPHRDPDDPPRRRANKRRGYGTWDNDRPPVAGAVGRDSGRVRMQVVKRTDSRTLQAFVTGATTATATVNTDEWKAYGELAKTGRTQATICHSPSNREWARDDDGDGTREVRANTMEGTWTGLRNVLRSFRGVSKWFLSQYVALFQWEHNLKVVTDDVLRILPGTHPTADQPKSADIRYKT; this is encoded by the coding sequence GTGTTCAATATCTTCACTGGCACGAGATTCCACGGCACGCGACGCAAGCCATCCGTGTTACTACTGATTTTGCGCGGGGTGACCCAAGGAACACCCCGTGCGCAATTGGCGCGGGAGCTGAAGTGTAGTCGGACCTCGCTCTTACCATTGCGGCACCAAATTCAGAATTGGGCCGAGCAAGCGTTGCCGCAAAATGCCCTGACAGACCCGGTGACCGAAGCCGACGAGATGTTCCAGAATGCGGGGGAAAAAGGGCTCCCGCATCGCGACCCCGACGACCCGCCCCGGCGACGGGCGAACAAGCGGCGGGGCTATGGCACCTGGGACAACGACCGCCCGCCGGTGGCCGGTGCGGTCGGCCGGGACTCCGGGCGTGTGCGCATGCAGGTCGTCAAGCGAACCGATAGCAGGACCCTGCAAGCATTCGTGACGGGGGCGACGACGGCGACCGCGACCGTGAACACCGACGAGTGGAAGGCCTACGGTGAGTTGGCGAAGACGGGTCGAACCCAGGCCACGATCTGCCACTCGCCGAGCAATCGGGAGTGGGCGCGCGACGACGACGGGGACGGTACCCGCGAGGTTCGAGCCAACACGATGGAAGGAACGTGGACGGGGTTGCGGAACGTCCTTCGTTCGTTCCGTGGCGTGAGCAAGTGGTTCTTGTCCCAATACGTCGCCCTGTTCCAGTGGGAACACAACCTCAAAGTCGTCACCGACGACGTCCTCCGCATCCTGCCCGGCACCCACCCCACTGCCGATCAGCCCAAATCGGCCGACATCCGATACAAGACATGA
- a CDS encoding RNA polymerase sigma factor yields the protein MTERTNEDWLRTLGTAEKQAVAELRETLRRGLLRALAGRAAADDGFIEDVTQEGVLRVLDGLATFRGDSRFTTWAETIAVRVAFTELRRAKWKDVSLDRLVEDAPARQPAARPEAPSQEARQAVLAVMHRVIETELTDRQRQALVAEFKGMPQAEIAAQMGLTRNALYKLTYDARQSLKRGLEAAGIDGDEVREAFDL from the coding sequence GTGACCGAGCGGACCAACGAAGACTGGCTCCGGACACTCGGCACGGCTGAAAAACAGGCCGTGGCCGAACTGCGGGAGACCCTTCGTCGCGGACTGCTCCGCGCACTCGCCGGTCGGGCGGCCGCAGACGACGGGTTCATTGAGGACGTGACACAGGAAGGGGTTCTGAGGGTGCTCGACGGCCTGGCGACGTTCCGCGGTGACAGCCGGTTCACCACATGGGCCGAAACCATTGCTGTTCGTGTGGCGTTCACCGAGCTCCGCCGTGCGAAATGGAAGGACGTTTCCCTCGACCGACTGGTGGAGGATGCCCCCGCACGACAACCGGCGGCCCGACCCGAGGCTCCATCGCAAGAAGCGCGGCAGGCGGTTCTCGCGGTGATGCACCGGGTGATCGAAACCGAACTGACGGACCGACAGCGGCAAGCGTTGGTGGCCGAGTTCAAGGGGATGCCGCAGGCGGAGATCGCCGCCCAGATGGGGCTGACGCGGAACGCGCTGTACAAGCTGACTTACGACGCCCGGCAGAGCCTGAAGCGCGGGCTCGAAGCCGCGGGAATCGACGGGGACGAGGTAAGGGAAGCGTTCGACCTGTAG
- a CDS encoding SDR family oxidoreductase — MGQPLKGKRALVTGGSRGIGAAIVKRLAKEGADVALTFVSKPDEVEKVAQAARALGVRAVAIQADAADADAVVRAVERAAEEFGGLDILVNNAGVALMAPIDSFSLKDFDRTFAVNVRAVFVATQAAVKHMKEGGRVINIGSCNAERMPFAGGAVYAMSKSALQGLVQGLSRDLGPRGITVNNVQPGPVDTDMNPANGDFATSLKALMALPRYGHVDEIAAMVAYLAGPEAGFVTGASLTIDGGFNA; from the coding sequence ATGGGTCAGCCGCTCAAGGGTAAACGCGCACTGGTCACCGGCGGCAGCCGGGGCATCGGGGCCGCCATCGTTAAGCGCCTCGCGAAGGAGGGCGCGGACGTGGCGCTCACATTCGTCAGCAAGCCGGACGAGGTGGAGAAGGTGGCGCAAGCCGCCAGGGCTCTCGGCGTGCGCGCGGTTGCGATCCAGGCCGACGCGGCGGATGCCGACGCGGTCGTGAGGGCGGTCGAGCGTGCGGCGGAGGAGTTCGGTGGGCTCGACATCCTGGTGAACAACGCCGGGGTCGCGCTGATGGCCCCGATCGACTCGTTCTCGCTCAAGGACTTCGACCGGACGTTTGCGGTCAACGTGCGGGCGGTGTTCGTCGCCACGCAGGCGGCCGTGAAGCACATGAAGGAAGGCGGACGGGTCATCAACATCGGGAGTTGCAACGCCGAGCGGATGCCGTTCGCGGGCGGCGCGGTGTACGCCATGAGCAAGTCGGCGCTGCAGGGACTGGTGCAAGGGTTGTCGCGCGACCTCGGGCCGCGGGGCATCACGGTCAACAACGTGCAGCCGGGGCCGGTGGACACGGACATGAACCCCGCCAACGGGGACTTCGCCACGTCGCTGAAGGCCCTGATGGCACTGCCGCGGTACGGACACGTCGACGAGATCGCGGCGATGGTCGCGTACCTCGCCGGGCCGGAGGCCGGGTTCGTAACCGGGGCCAGCCTGACCATCGACGGCGGGTTCAATGCGTAG
- a CDS encoding MarR family winged helix-turn-helix transcriptional regulator codes for MAAGHDIAIALRAAYLALHRRSDAAFSAHGVTADQFVLLATLERGHALTQRELGRRMSSDPSTVRAMLVLLEKRGLVERNSHPTDARARTVALTAEGRRTFRELWTVGEPIRQRMIGVLSSDEAGTLVGLLARAAESLNADRVPVGGSASSHSPEDER; via the coding sequence ATGGCCGCCGGACACGACATCGCGATCGCCCTCCGCGCCGCGTACCTGGCCCTCCACCGCCGGTCGGATGCGGCGTTCTCGGCGCACGGCGTGACCGCCGACCAGTTCGTCCTCCTCGCGACCCTCGAACGGGGGCACGCCCTCACCCAAAGGGAACTCGGCCGCCGGATGTCGTCCGACCCGAGCACCGTGCGGGCGATGCTCGTGCTATTGGAGAAGCGGGGTCTGGTCGAACGTAACAGTCACCCGACCGACGCCCGCGCCCGGACGGTCGCCCTGACGGCCGAGGGCAGGCGAACGTTTCGCGAGTTGTGGACGGTCGGCGAACCGATCCGGCAGCGGATGATCGGCGTACTCAGCTCCGACGAGGCGGGCACACTCGTCGGGCTACTGGCGCGGGCCGCGGAATCACTGAATGCGGACCGCGTGCCGGTCGGCGGATCGGCTTCCTCACACTCCCCGGAGGACGAACGATGA
- a CDS encoding zinc-binding dehydrogenase, whose translation MHGGSGAVGAFAVQFAKWRGAHVIATASAHNLERVRALGADEGIDYRASKFEDVLRHADAVFDTVGGETLARSWGALKPGGKLVTIAASGEVATDERTKQAFFIVEANRAQLVEVARLIDSDVLRPEVDGTFPLAEARAAYEYKPRHGKAVLRVV comes from the coding sequence ATCCACGGCGGCTCGGGGGCGGTCGGCGCGTTCGCCGTTCAGTTCGCCAAATGGCGCGGCGCTCATGTGATCGCGACCGCGTCCGCTCACAATCTGGAGCGCGTGCGCGCCCTCGGTGCGGACGAGGGCATCGACTACCGCGCGTCGAAATTTGAGGACGTACTCCGCCACGCGGATGCGGTGTTCGACACCGTCGGCGGAGAGACGCTGGCCCGGTCGTGGGGCGCGCTCAAGCCCGGCGGCAAGCTCGTCACCATCGCCGCGTCCGGTGAAGTCGCTACGGACGAGCGCACCAAGCAGGCGTTCTTCATCGTCGAGGCGAACCGCGCGCAGCTCGTCGAAGTCGCACGGCTGATCGACTCCGATGTGCTCCGGCCGGAAGTCGACGGCACGTTCCCGCTCGCGGAAGCACGGGCGGCTTACGAATACAAGCCCCGGCACGGGAAAGCCGTGCTGCGGGTCGTATAA